A region from the Leopardus geoffroyi isolate Oge1 chromosome E3, O.geoffroyi_Oge1_pat1.0, whole genome shotgun sequence genome encodes:
- the LOC123589116 gene encoding 60S ribosomal protein L10-like — MRGAFGKPQGTVARVRIGQVIMSIHTKLQNKEHVIEALHKAKFKFPGHQKIHISKKWGFTEFNADEFEDMVAEKQLIPDGYGVKYIPNRGPLDKWWALHS; from the coding sequence ATGCGGGGTGCCTTTGGAAAGCCCCAGGGCACAGTGGCCAGGGTCCGCATTGGCCAAGTCATCATGTCCATCCATACCAAGTTGCAGAACAAAGAGCATGTGATTGAGGCCCTACACAAGGCCAAGTTCAAGTTCCCTGGCCACCAGAAGATACACATTTCCAAGAAGTGGGGCTTTACTGAGTTTAATGCAGACGAATTTGAAGACATGGTGGCAGAAAAGCAGCTCATCCCAGATGGCTATGGGGTCAAATACATCCCTAATCGTGGCCCCTTGGACAAATggtgggctctgcactcatgA